A window of Chrysoperla carnea chromosome 3, inChrCarn1.1, whole genome shotgun sequence genomic DNA:
ctttcgtaactttaatgactggacatttcaactaaaccattattttagtaattaatatctttttaattacttaatattaattaataaaagtacaaattcagtgagggcatttaaaaatttctaaaacggaaattcaaatttttatacggacgtgacatcatagtacgggcttgtcaaatttgttgacatactgtatgatattaattacttacatggtaaatggtatttcattaaattatactattctacggctttttattagagaacttaataataacgagtgtaaattctgtgttgtaaattcatttttttaaagtgtaatttatacattgaactgtcaagaAATTGACAgttcacgtacttatacgtcatcaacagagagcgccaaaaaactccgtttaaatatctcaaaattataatgtattttcaatatttgtttacacttaaatactgcttaaatttaagcagtatttatattttttactttgttataaggatataaacaatgaattaaaaatatttttaaaaaaaatacatgaatattccctattggaaATAcacaattgaccgagttaattgttgaaataacaatGTTTGAACCATTATACCAtggatatgaaatatatcaagctttactcagtttagtcccaagtttataacgcttaaaaatattgacgctacgaacaaaattttggcataggtgttcataaactcacttaattagtccattttcggctgtAAACCATATTTTACAAGGTTAAAGGAATAATACTGGGCATTTATCAAGAGTGATTtacgcaaataaattttttaaaatttttattagaacatCAGTCTTACATAATATatgaaacaatattatatattatctaaatgattaaaaaacagtttataataataataattggcaGTTAATGAAAGTGTAAAGCATTATGTATATTCAGTAAAATCATCCATATGAAGCTTATTATTCCGTTTAGTGGATGTTTCTGTCTCTGATGGTGAATTCACCGATCCatttgaatttttctcatcaACTAATTCTTGCAAAACTTTACTACGTAATCGTTTAATATGACGTAAACGTTCTAACCAATTTGAGGCGTAAACATTTACATTTCCATGCGATGATTTCAATGAACTCGATATTAAAGATgccaactaaaataaatttaagtattacaaatagttaaatggaaataaataatattaatgaatcaTACTTACATTAGCGTGTAAAGCCAATTGTCTTGTTAAAATTGAAAGATTTTGGTcagatattatttttggttCACTGTGTCCAATATGCTCTGCTAAATCTTCACGAGCCTTAACTGTAACTCGATTTGTATTATGATCTAAAGGTTCGATTACAATACATGAAAAATTGAAGTGGgtctgaaaattaataaaaaaaaataaaatttcggaTTATTAAAACgttggaaaaatcgaaatacttataatattttgatttgaatagaatgtataatttataaagtatttCTAATCCCAGGTTAAGAAAATCTAAATCGTCGGCGATACTAGAAATTCATAGATATAGAACGCTTGAAATTTGTGAATTGTTTTAAACGgtaatatatagtttttaataactGAACTATGCGAAACGATTAAAAGTTAATTCTTTTCAAACATCTcgaaaacgaaattttcaattgcTTTAAATCGTTTTTCTTAACCTGGGATAATACAAAtgcaaaagtaaatttttgtatattccgattattaattaatgtactCACTTTTATGGTGTTCATGTTGTAATCATCACCGCTTTCATTATACACAATAGTAACAAAATCATTACcaatatgtttaattttctCGTTACATGATGGATCATTATCTTGATTTGGCATTAACGTTGCCACATGGAACATCATATGCATGACATCATCATGCCATACATATGCAAATTTACCATCTTTACCATTTTGTTCTAAACCACCAATCCATACTTGTGGATCTATATCTTGTAATCGGATCATTGTACCCagcttttgtaaaaattgtacaTAACGTAATGATCCATATGTATTACGTAAAATTGCTGCTTGATTATTACATTGACCTGGTCCCACATATAATACACCAACTTTGTGAATTTCATATGGTGGTATTTTATCTAACAGTTGAAGGCTTCGTTGTACAGCTTGACTTTGTCCAACTAATAATGGTTTGTCATTCATtcctaaattttgaaaattattatgatttataacaaatagctcatcattttattttatttaaacggaCTTGGCGGTTCAATTACAGCTCAAAGACTTACCAAAAGTAGCAGAGTGATATAATTGTAGAAAAACAAAACTAGGATTAATCCCTGATTTAGGAACTTCTTTTGTACGTGGAGAATTTGTACGCCGTATTCTAGGTTTGCGTACATGACTCATAACTGATATTGTGTGACCACGATCTCGTCGAATTGGCATAGATGACAAATCATTTCTAGAATCATTATTAACATTTTCGGTGCTATGAccaaattttgattgtttatcCAATGTATTACTACGAATTAATgggctaatatttttttgttgactATTATCAATTGCTAGATGTCTTTGTAATCTTGGAGATGTTTGGGTAGGAGACTGTGGTGGTTTAGTTGTTAATGGATGATTTAGAACAGGAAGATTTTTAGGTCTATTACTCGTATGTGTAGCTTTATCATTTGAGTCTGCATTTTCAGTTGTGTGTGGTTTAGTATTTGATTTGattacacttttaaataaatcttggCTTTGATTTTGTCCTGTTCCAATTAATGTAATTGGTGATGATGGAACCGTTGCTGAGGCTTTAGTATTTTCAGAGTCAGTTCCTTGTGGAACAGTACCAGGATAACTATGGTAACTATGAAGATGGTGTTGTGATGTTGTGTCAATAGCTTCGTTTGTTGGAGGAGTTGTACCTAAAACGTACAGAAAAATGTaagtaaacatttaattttaatcaataattataattttacctAAACCTGACATTTCTTCCGGAATAGCTTCGCAAGATACTCTCATATCTTTgcaataattacttttattctTCTTTTGGGATACTTCAGATGTACCTTCGTTATCTCCACTAAATACattcattttatcaattttttcttgtgttaaaaatggatttttccaaCTTGCAGACATTTCTGGACTGGAATTTGATCGACGAACTGGATttcttgattttaaattatcatcataTATATCACCGTCATAATCATCATCTACACTTTCTTGGGAATTTTGCCGTGAAGGTGATTGTCTCAATGGAGAGCCGGGAATATTAATAGGGCCTGACACagagtttgtttttatattattgatactATTGCCACTTTTTTCAATACttgattcaatttcaatttctataTTCGATGAGCTTCTATGAGTCTCACGATCTTCTCGTTGACGATCTAATGATGGTAAATATAATGTTGATAATTCACTTAATGGGAATTCTGCATTGTGTAAGTTTTGGCTactaatttgattttgaattctCATAACCCAAGAAATATCACCAGTTGGCCTACGAATACATATTTCAGCCCATCCTTGACACCAACAAgcacaaatcaatttttcagtACTCTTTGTTTGATCTGCATTGATTAGTTGATGTAATTTATTTGGTAATTGTTGTTCTAAATTTTCAGTGTTATGAATCGATGAAAGGGTATTCGTTGATATAAATTCTCGTTTTTCATCAACAGGTGATTCTTGAGATGATTTTTGAATATCACTGGAACTTTGACGTGTGATTCGACTGCTTTGGGAATCTTCACCACTTGTAGAGCGATTAAAACTCGATTTTGCATATCTTTCCGTATCTGGTGTAGTTGTTGAAAATGATTTACAAATGGACCAGCATTTGTCACAAAGTCCATTTTTAAGAGCTTTTGTTGAACAACCACTCGTGGTTACGGTTATTAACATGTTACCTAACAGCCACGTCATTGACTGGCCACCAGATAATAGAAAATCTGCTGTTGGCAAtctgaaaataattacaaaagtttgttagtcaaattttttttttgcgtccTCTACAGGGAAATAATGAAGGCAGAACAAGCTCACCTTTTAGGTAATGCTGAACATGgtgaaaaagtataccgtgcCATAAAGTCAATACACGTTTCAGTCAATTCTGTGTGGAAAGTGTTTAAAGCCTCATCAATTGGTGGTCGTAAATCAAGTGCTGCTCTAGCATCAAGTCTCGTTACCGGTGCTGGTGGGGCACTAGTGCGATCTCTTCGACCACGTGATCCTTGTTCTGTCAAACTTGAACTGCGCTTGCGATTACTAGAGTCTTCATTCATTGAAACTAAATCGGGCTTAAACAATTGCCCTTCTTCAAAAGGTACTATTACGTTTGTTTTTAAtccctataaaaa
This region includes:
- the LOC123294651 gene encoding tuberin yields the protein MSSSNKENKSFQETLKQFFRLIKSNPGAFKRNELILTEDSIKDISPGTSLPQRTKAIYELSEKLVKNKFEELDISKLYSCIEDLLTDQQNRDNRHLAYSLLSCICRHQAERLDILRARFFKLIQNSEFPEDVVPRFELLIALTSNGKNILNFEEEIGPFLLQCITEVTGAGKTLEYLTLLVNVIKFHPAYIDEEIITGFVAHVTTICCNSANQQAIVLECLQVLDTIVCYSILPNESLATFIAALCRTVNHEVYCQSSWKIMRNLLGTHLGHASLLTMCRVLQEPALANDPGLLRGAVFHVNMGLWGRHRITSLQCSPTAVLPSFLQALKCNHPLVMYEVMLSIQMLINKFGCELQDPVWDCILDIIEAIIQYIETSSKSNPNSQVAIHLHETLCNIEQLMEIGSYKGSIKRIFELIERCAPMRPEASVLRLITYLATAIVPTRHLWLSKLNQLLERYFKHETRTNVRLKALDVLSNVVKLNRTIYEDELMERIVVVHLQNITSDTDVIVREGAANFLANLSKDCESKRCLELLDILDKILKRPFEVYGDSMVPAPESDLIDVKAAVVGLINAFVIKIYRLPFSHCLKIYEILVNHLRMHYAKPHVFENTNFIRYKIFETFLKIRANSAYHIGYPENFGTVVITNRTGIRYSPYIVVDNSRVNTSNAVTNSPPPGSPANLITQQSLPHNTGSVCVTHVSLKRGFKCFIMCLTQDKDWEVLHLILQELPKVMQNKTLILSRQGNNDIDLLANALYDMIAGKSLGLPETLKNTPSKLSKHDFHSHVLPVLGCLASYHAYLESNIQKKIVLSLVKFGLQSRCSRQCITALTTCTLEMRDVMVKLLPEVLLDLSKISATVHIAIPILEFLSTLTRLPDIFSSFVGDQYMSVFAISLPYTNPFKYNHYTVSLAHHVIAVWFLKCRLPFRRDFVKFITTGLKTNVIVPFEEGQLFKPDLVSMNEDSSNRKRSSSLTEQGSRGRRDRTSAPPAPVTRLDARAALDLRPPIDEALNTFHTELTETCIDFMARYTFSPCSALPKRLPTADFLLSGGQSMTWLLGNMLITVTTSGCSTKALKNGLCDKCWSICKSFSTTTPDTERYAKSSFNRSTSGEDSQSSRITRQSSSDIQKSSQESPVDEKREFISTNTLSSIHNTENLEQQLPNKLHQLINADQTKSTEKLICACWCQGWAEICIRRPTGDISWVMRIQNQISSQNLHNAEFPLSELSTLYLPSLDRQREDRETHRSSSNIEIEIESSIEKSGNSINNIKTNSVSGPINIPGSPLRQSPSRQNSQESVDDDYDGDIYDDNLKSRNPVRRSNSSPEMSASWKNPFLTQEKIDKMNVFSGDNEGTSEVSQKKNKSNYCKDMRVSCEAIPEEMSGLGTTPPTNEAIDTTSQHHLHSYHSYPGTVPQGTDSENTKASATVPSSPITLIGTGQNQSQDLFKSVIKSNTKPHTTENADSNDKATHTSNRPKNLPVLNHPLTTKPPQSPTQTSPRLQRHLAIDNSQQKNISPLIRSNTLDKQSKFGHSTENVNNDSRNDLSSMPIRRDRGHTISVMSHVRKPRIRRTNSPRTKEVPKSGINPSFVFLQLYHSATFGMNDKPLLVGQSQAVQRSLQLLDKIPPYEIHKVGVLYVGPGQCNNQAAILRNTYGSLRYVQFLQKLGTMIRLQDIDPQVWIGGLEQNGKDGKFAYVWHDDVMHMMFHVATLMPNQDNDPSCNEKIKHIGNDFVTIVYNESGDDYNMNTIKTHFNFSCIVIEPLDHNTNRVTVKAREDLAEHIGHSEPKIISDQNLSILTRQLALHANLASLISSSLKSSHGNVNVYASNWLERLRHIKRLRSKVLQELVDEKNSNGSVNSPSETETSTKRNNKLHMDDFTEYT